One genomic window of Candidatus Kuenenia stuttgartiensis includes the following:
- a CDS encoding coiled-coil domain-containing protein → MKFINKKKACFLSLLLAPVFLMCIGCASTTYKKELTKKTEEINIMKVDVQHKAKAINDLLDRLSWKDQEIGRLTDEIRTASATIESLKKEIEKLKASDLLDRISQKDQVIGKISDELRTTKEVVETLKNNIEKLQKSELLDRLATKDQAIGKLSTDLHSAATEIKTLKKDIGKLSEIDLQIEEKKKEADGRSITVNPLDLLPKATISDTSIRKPE, encoded by the coding sequence ATGAAGTTCATTAATAAGAAGAAAGCCTGTTTTTTATCATTACTTTTAGCTCCAGTGTTTTTAATGTGTATCGGTTGCGCAAGTACTACTTATAAAAAGGAATTAACCAAAAAAACCGAAGAAATTAACATCATGAAGGTTGACGTGCAACATAAGGCAAAAGCAATAAATGATCTTTTAGACCGCCTTTCATGGAAAGATCAGGAAATTGGAAGGCTTACGGATGAAATCCGCACTGCTTCAGCAACAATAGAATCACTCAAAAAAGAAATTGAAAAACTTAAGGCAAGTGATCTGTTAGACCGCATTTCTCAAAAAGATCAGGTAATCGGAAAGATTTCTGATGAACTCCGTACCACCAAAGAGGTGGTTGAAACACTAAAGAACAATATCGAAAAACTCCAAAAATCTGAACTTCTTGACCGTCTTGCCACTAAAGACCAGGCAATAGGAAAACTTTCTACCGATCTTCACAGCGCCGCCACTGAGATTAAAACACTTAAAAAAGATATTGGGAAGCTCAGTGAAATCGATTTACAAATAGAAGAAAAAAAGAAGGAAGCTGACGGTCGTAGTATTACCGTAAATCCATTAGATTTACTTCCCAAGGCTACGATAAGCGATACCTCTATAAGAAAACCGGAATAA
- a CDS encoding sensor histidine kinase: MVKNSLWKRMVLGYVVITLLMLSMSFYLIFRLKHLNQASTSILSKDIPSIESEEKLLKILLEQVSSEKKYTITKDPAFLDIFAAKKDEFVHRLDLVNKLIQINNETNNIFNKFNTLYVKYLRANWFYPPGATEDARNSKELITITAQIETLYNLYLRITAKEFILLKYNTNDSSYSFMGEEKDKTIDQLRNAINNLIILQQAGLFKKMGLFQETVQKSTKISLAIMLFAITFVAVFSFFFIRSIYRPINALKAATDHIAQGDLEHRINITSNDEIGSLGRSFNEMSKKLEQLDTMKSDFISNISHNLKTPLTAIKEANELMLDKIAGQISFEQMKLLNIIKGNTLRLILMINDLLDISRIEAGLMRYNFQPAQIRDVISESIEDVRFLTEKKGIFIQYEDDSLVPHVLLDRGKIAQIMDNLLSNSIKFTPTGGVITIKAFVVDASMLSPIFAQQGKLNNIQSFLQISISDTGIGIPKEHQNSIFDKFQQVVNKRESGIKGTGLGLFIAKHIVEDHGGNIWLESNCGSGSTFHFTLPLRVDFVLNA, translated from the coding sequence ATGGTAAAAAATAGTTTATGGAAACGCATGGTTTTGGGTTATGTTGTTATTACGCTGCTTATGTTGTCGATGAGTTTTTATTTGATTTTTCGCTTAAAACACCTCAATCAGGCGTCAACCTCAATTTTGAGCAAAGACATTCCTTCTATAGAGAGTGAAGAGAAGTTGTTAAAAATCCTATTGGAACAAGTCAGTAGTGAAAAAAAGTATACAATCACAAAAGATCCGGCTTTTTTAGATATCTTTGCCGCAAAGAAAGACGAATTTGTCCATCGGCTTGATTTGGTAAATAAATTAATACAAATAAACAATGAAACAAATAACATTTTTAATAAGTTTAACACCTTGTATGTAAAATATTTAAGGGCTAACTGGTTCTACCCGCCCGGCGCCACAGAAGATGCGAGGAATAGTAAAGAATTAATAACAATTACCGCTCAAATTGAAACGCTTTATAATCTTTACCTGAGAATTACTGCAAAAGAATTTATACTTTTGAAATATAACACAAACGATTCTTCTTATTCTTTCATGGGTGAGGAAAAAGACAAAACTATTGACCAATTAAGGAATGCTATTAATAACCTCATTATTTTGCAGCAAGCAGGTTTATTTAAGAAAATGGGACTATTTCAAGAAACTGTTCAAAAATCTACCAAAATATCGCTGGCAATCATGTTATTTGCAATCACATTTGTAGCGGTTTTTTCATTCTTTTTCATTAGGAGTATATACAGGCCTATAAACGCACTTAAAGCAGCTACCGACCATATTGCCCAAGGTGATTTAGAGCATAGGATCAATATTACATCAAATGATGAAATTGGTTCTTTGGGAAGGTCATTTAATGAAATGAGTAAAAAACTTGAACAGCTTGATACCATGAAATCAGATTTTATTTCAAATATCTCACACAATTTGAAAACGCCTTTGACGGCTATTAAAGAAGCAAATGAACTCATGCTGGACAAAATAGCGGGACAAATATCTTTTGAACAGATGAAATTGCTCAATATTATCAAGGGAAATACCCTTAGGCTTATACTGATGATTAATGATCTATTAGATATATCAAGGATAGAGGCAGGATTGATGAGATACAATTTTCAACCTGCACAGATTCGGGATGTTATTTCGGAAAGCATCGAGGATGTTCGTTTTTTGACGGAAAAGAAAGGTATTTTTATTCAATACGAAGACGATTCTCTCGTTCCCCATGTTTTATTAGATCGGGGAAAAATCGCACAGATAATGGATAATTTATTGAGTAATTCGATTAAATTTACACCCACAGGAGGTGTTATTACTATAAAGGCATTTGTAGTTGATGCATCCATGCTTTCCCCTATTTTCGCGCAACAAGGCAAGCTGAACAATATACAATCATTTCTGCAAATAAGCATCTCAGACACAGGAATTGGAATACCCAAAGAACATCAGAATTCTATTTTTGACAAATTTCAACAGGTTGTTAATAAGAGGGAAAGTGGCATTAAAGGCACAGGATTAGGGCTTTTTATAGCAAAACATATTGTTGAAGACCATGGAGGAAATATATGGCTAGAGAGTAATTGTGGCAGCGGAAGTACGTTCCACTTTACACTGCCATTGCGTGTTGATTTTGTTCTTAACGCTTGA
- a CDS encoding sulfotransferase has translation MNVFMQGMRRSGTTIAFDILWEDGNFDCFYEPLSTATDDTFGGGSGMRSVDFYEKVRQCRASFMKKYLHLEKINMKTTLRKSLKNILSGKMPAIEMENMLNYGAPRKPELEFETDMPDYAKEYIKFMISQAEHTVIKFTRMFSKVRTLWEIDPKAKFIHIVRDPRSVTASFFLGKKQRQRDKFPDENIFFGSGPEALIGASRTLSDVLLKTPEYAHLRKCKAYMRVMLLWKIMFRRTHYDGQALFGNNYFLFRHEDLLLAPEQTLKTLYEFMERPLPEHVLEWVQKNINRTPSFFAPENPHWREAVKTINMGEELKTAGYEYLF, from the coding sequence ATGAACGTTTTTATGCAGGGAATGCGACGCTCCGGGACGACCATTGCATTTGATATTCTATGGGAAGATGGGAACTTTGACTGCTTCTATGAACCTTTATCAACCGCAACTGACGATACCTTTGGGGGTGGCAGCGGAATGAGGTCTGTGGATTTTTATGAAAAGGTAAGGCAATGTCGTGCATCTTTTATGAAAAAATACCTTCATCTGGAAAAGATAAATATGAAAACCACCCTCCGCAAATCTCTTAAAAACATATTGTCCGGCAAAATGCCCGCCATAGAAATGGAAAATATGCTAAATTACGGTGCTCCACGAAAACCGGAACTTGAATTTGAAACGGATATGCCTGATTACGCAAAAGAGTACATCAAATTCATGATTTCACAGGCAGAACACACGGTAATAAAGTTTACCAGGATGTTTTCTAAGGTTCGGACGCTATGGGAGATTGATCCTAAAGCAAAATTTATTCATATTGTGCGTGACCCCCGCTCGGTCACAGCATCTTTTTTTTTGGGGAAAAAGCAACGTCAGCGCGATAAATTTCCTGACGAGAATATTTTCTTCGGAAGCGGACCGGAAGCGTTGATAGGCGCCAGCCGCACATTGTCAGATGTACTGTTGAAAACGCCTGAATATGCGCATCTCAGAAAATGCAAGGCTTACATGCGGGTTATGCTCTTGTGGAAAATTATGTTTCGCAGAACCCACTATGATGGACAAGCACTGTTTGGAAATAACTATTTTCTCTTTCGGCATGAAGACCTGCTCCTGGCGCCGGAACAGACCTTGAAAACATTATATGAATTTATGGAGAGGCCCTTGCCGGAGCATGTGCTTGAATGGGTGCAGAAAAATATTAATCGTACCCCCTCTTTTTTTGCGCCGGAAAACCCTCACTGGCGTGAAGCGGTAAAAACAATTAATATGGGAGAGGAACTTAAAACGGCAGGATATGAATATCTCTTTTAA
- the rnpA gene encoding ribonuclease P protein component, with translation MDTIRYTFTKAERLLRKKEFDKVFDEGTVFKNKFLVLYVAPGAQKCSRMGLVVSKKIGNAVRRNRVKRLLREVFRLNKNRLTVPVDIVIIPRNTFTSSLKLFDISAGFQQAIHQINKNFANEIHHN, from the coding sequence ATGGATACAATCCGTTATACCTTCACAAAAGCGGAACGTCTGTTACGAAAGAAGGAGTTTGATAAAGTATTTGACGAAGGCACGGTATTTAAAAACAAATTTCTAGTTCTGTACGTTGCGCCCGGCGCGCAGAAATGTTCACGCATGGGACTGGTCGTGAGTAAAAAAATCGGGAATGCCGTACGCCGGAATCGCGTGAAAAGATTATTACGGGAAGTATTCCGGCTGAATAAAAACAGGTTAACGGTACCGGTAGACATTGTTATCATCCCACGAAACACGTTCACCTCTTCTTTGAAATTGTTTGATATTAGCGCCGGATTTCAACAGGCAATCCATCAAATCAACAAAAATTTTGCAAATGAAATTCATCATAATTAA
- the yidD gene encoding membrane protein insertion efficiency factor YidD has protein sequence MKFIIIKLLQLYQYAISPLFHHACRFEPTCSQYMINAVKKKGLLRGVCLGMWRILRCNPFGGSGYDPVK, from the coding sequence ATGAAATTCATCATAATTAAACTGCTTCAGTTATACCAATATGCCATTTCCCCTCTTTTCCATCATGCCTGCCGGTTTGAACCCACCTGTTCTCAGTACATGATTAACGCCGTAAAAAAGAAGGGGTTGTTGCGTGGCGTCTGTTTGGGGATGTGGAGGATATTGCGCTGTAATCCCTTTGGCGGCTCAGGATATGATCCGGTAAAATAA
- a CDS encoding tetratricopeptide repeat protein produces MFLQTYVKRKMFLFLLLILAINSCGVQDPDNYNRQGVLFDSQGKLDEAMQYYKKALSIDPYNRDAHCNIATVYHKKGQLNKALEEYKIVLELYPYDPQILYNVGAIQARNNNQDNAIAFWEKAVELKPDFTEAQYALGIAYAQKNRFDDAIKSYKKVLETQPDDPVLYNNLGAAYTETGKLDEAIAALKKSIQLNPKIPMSHKNLEFAYRKKGLIEDAEKELKLYEVLSNNTPQEK; encoded by the coding sequence ATGTTTCTTCAAACATATGTAAAACGCAAAATGTTCCTGTTTCTCCTCCTTATTTTGGCAATAAATAGTTGCGGGGTGCAAGACCCCGACAATTACAACCGTCAGGGCGTCCTTTTTGACAGCCAGGGAAAACTGGATGAAGCTATGCAGTATTATAAAAAAGCATTGAGTATAGACCCGTACAACAGAGACGCCCACTGCAACATAGCGACTGTTTATCATAAAAAAGGGCAGCTCAATAAAGCCCTCGAAGAGTATAAGATAGTATTGGAGTTATATCCCTACGACCCACAAATTCTTTACAATGTAGGGGCGATACAAGCAAGAAATAATAATCAGGATAATGCTATTGCTTTTTGGGAAAAGGCGGTTGAATTGAAACCGGATTTCACGGAGGCACAGTATGCGCTGGGGATTGCATATGCACAAAAAAACCGTTTTGACGACGCCATCAAATCATATAAGAAGGTGCTCGAAACACAACCAGACGATCCCGTTTTGTATAACAATTTAGGGGCGGCTTATACGGAAACAGGCAAACTGGATGAGGCTATTGCGGCATTAAAAAAATCCATTCAGCTCAATCCGAAAATCCCAATGTCTCACAAAAACCTCGAATTTGCTTACCGGAAGAAAGGGTTGATTGAAGACGCAGAAAAGGAATTAAAACTCTATGAGGTTTTAAGCAACAATACACCGCAAGAAAAATGA
- a CDS encoding M16 family metallopeptidase, producing the protein MVYRNTFFRYLHCVFFIKKLRLFALSLITVLSLFYGMGSINGYTEGMNEGVSALFHDTQNAFVFYLDNGMEVILVENHASPMITAFTIVKTGSCNEDASTNGCAHFLEHLLFNGTKSRTQKQLYDEMAFYGGYNNANTTTDYTNFMILMPKEYISQGMDIQADMLFNSILPEEKFEKERGIVIEEIGKWENNPAQQAQNHFLRTFFANTPYERPVLGTVSTISHLKYDAVREYYKTWYVPNNMILMVIGDFITTEVIELVKEKYGKYPAGRLPEKKGIQFNPPNKLRIIQANGIGNFPADRQYLSIGYVLPPPTGEDFQSLQMLAEFLGGKENSVLDVLFRKEENSDLLYSISANMEFHREFSTLQISAELPSDSDTDHVVGLILQAIDDMAVNTVSTEELNTLLTSGLINEIYLQEKLHYYAMMKSGYLVAGGYAFYREYMDGLIKVTPQSIQKVCQKYLKDQLPVITTMSPSAPINKETTKRSQSSYYQEILPNGLTVAIKENRDSRVVGIHLLAKDRCIAEGEGKHGLTEILQRMFLSGGTLHYPEDALYKEYESIGAEIKLYDNPHIDFDDYYNSPRFAYIRLKVVDFYFEKGIQLLAETILHPQLTQEHFEQAKKEVIPLAARAESDTPLRAKRVFYKNLFAMDIGYGNEIGFPEQLDKLSLEDAKSLYNKLYNPSNLILAVSGNIPVDEALLLIKRSFGGTWGNAGWNAPVQHIVFNEPVGRIVREKTGKTQSYISVGSTYEIQKGEVPALAVLQYVFSESLAFQLRETQGLAYSIGVSFPLHNNAQWYRITMGTRPENINRAISGIQKEINDIRKRKYEKDEVQKAINAILGRHGMRRLDRVNQAYYMSMEILDGNPPEDDELFSEKLKKVTPEEVAQLAQKVFKNDDHLIIIIE; encoded by the coding sequence ATGGTTTACAGGAATACATTTTTTCGTTATCTGCATTGCGTTTTTTTTATTAAAAAGCTACGGCTATTTGCCCTTTCTCTCATTACGGTTCTCTCACTGTTTTACGGAATGGGGAGTATTAACGGTTACACCGAAGGTATGAATGAAGGGGTTTCCGCATTATTCCATGATACACAGAATGCCTTCGTCTTTTACCTTGATAATGGTATGGAGGTGATACTGGTTGAAAATCATGCCAGCCCCATGATCACCGCTTTTACCATTGTAAAGACAGGCAGTTGTAATGAGGATGCGTCAACCAACGGCTGTGCTCATTTTCTGGAACATCTTCTTTTTAACGGGACAAAATCACGCACACAAAAACAACTTTACGATGAGATGGCTTTTTACGGAGGATACAATAATGCAAACACAACCACCGATTATACAAATTTTATGATCCTTATGCCGAAAGAATATATTTCTCAAGGCATGGATATTCAGGCAGACATGTTATTTAATTCTATTTTACCGGAAGAAAAATTTGAAAAAGAACGGGGTATTGTTATAGAAGAAATCGGAAAATGGGAAAATAATCCGGCGCAGCAGGCGCAAAATCATTTTTTACGCACATTTTTTGCAAACACCCCTTACGAGCGGCCAGTACTCGGTACGGTTTCCACTATTTCACATCTCAAATATGACGCGGTGCGCGAGTATTACAAAACATGGTATGTTCCCAATAATATGATATTGATGGTCATTGGCGATTTTATAACAACGGAAGTGATTGAGCTGGTGAAGGAAAAATACGGAAAATATCCTGCCGGAAGATTGCCGGAGAAAAAGGGTATTCAATTCAATCCCCCAAATAAATTACGCATTATTCAGGCAAATGGTATTGGTAATTTTCCGGCAGACAGACAATATCTCTCTATAGGATATGTGCTTCCTCCCCCGACCGGTGAAGACTTTCAGTCATTACAAATGCTGGCTGAATTTCTTGGTGGAAAGGAGAATTCTGTGCTGGATGTATTGTTTCGTAAGGAAGAGAATAGCGATTTACTCTATTCGATAAGCGCCAACATGGAATTTCACCGTGAATTTTCAACACTGCAAATATCGGCAGAACTTCCTTCTGATTCCGATACGGATCATGTCGTTGGTCTTATTTTACAGGCAATAGATGATATGGCGGTGAATACTGTATCTACTGAGGAATTGAACACCCTCTTAACCTCCGGATTAATCAATGAAATATATCTGCAGGAAAAATTGCATTATTATGCAATGATGAAGTCCGGTTATCTTGTTGCGGGTGGATATGCGTTTTATCGTGAATATATGGATGGGCTAATAAAAGTTACCCCGCAATCCATTCAAAAAGTCTGTCAGAAATACCTAAAGGACCAACTGCCCGTTATAACAACAATGTCGCCTTCCGCTCCTATAAACAAAGAAACGACAAAACGTTCACAGAGCAGTTACTATCAGGAAATCTTACCGAACGGATTGACTGTTGCCATAAAGGAAAACCGGGACAGCAGGGTTGTGGGGATACATCTGCTGGCAAAGGATCGCTGCATTGCAGAAGGAGAGGGAAAGCACGGCTTAACAGAAATACTGCAGCGGATGTTCCTGTCGGGCGGGACGCTTCATTACCCGGAAGATGCATTGTATAAAGAGTACGAATCCATCGGGGCGGAGATCAAACTGTATGATAACCCTCATATTGATTTTGATGATTACTATAATTCCCCGCGTTTTGCATATATTCGTTTAAAAGTTGTTGATTTTTATTTTGAAAAAGGGATTCAACTACTGGCAGAAACAATACTCCATCCGCAACTGACACAGGAGCATTTTGAACAGGCAAAAAAAGAGGTGATTCCCCTTGCCGCCAGGGCGGAATCAGATACACCGCTTAGGGCAAAACGTGTGTTTTATAAAAACTTGTTTGCCATGGATATCGGGTATGGCAATGAGATTGGTTTTCCCGAACAACTGGATAAATTATCCTTAGAAGATGCAAAATCCCTTTACAATAAATTGTATAATCCATCAAATTTGATTCTTGCTGTTTCCGGAAATATTCCGGTGGATGAGGCGTTGCTTCTTATAAAGCGCAGTTTTGGAGGGACATGGGGCAATGCGGGCTGGAATGCGCCGGTGCAGCATATCGTTTTTAATGAACCGGTGGGAAGGATCGTCCGTGAAAAAACAGGAAAGACACAATCGTATATTTCAGTGGGCAGTACGTACGAAATACAAAAAGGCGAAGTACCGGCGCTTGCTGTTTTACAATATGTATTCTCCGAAAGTTTAGCCTTTCAACTGAGGGAAACGCAAGGGCTTGCCTATAGTATTGGCGTCAGTTTCCCCTTACATAATAATGCGCAATGGTACAGGATTACCATGGGTACCCGTCCTGAGAATATAAACCGTGCCATAAGCGGCATACAAAAGGAAATTAATGATATACGCAAGAGAAAATACGAAAAGGATGAAGTGCAAAAAGCTATTAACGCGATATTGGGACGTCATGGCATGCGCAGGCTGGACAGGGTGAATCAGGCGTATTATATGAGTATGGAGATACTTGATGGCAACCCGCCGGAAGATGATGAATTATTTTCAGAAAAGTTAAAAAAAGTAACCCCCGAAGAAGTAGCGCAATTGGCACAAAAGGTATTTAAGAATGACGACCATCTAATCATTATCATCGAGTGA
- a CDS encoding cytochrome c: MGRVTTVKMGLVSFFGIVGMLNFAISNHTFGSEGQIITHEQTGKHEGVNLPVKTFTRDLEHAVNNILEGILKDDFNYIKQEADHISEKSKSMFISFFENSNRFRKVEENPARDIQKKDFANYVDEINKQVASLKKAADSQDSDQLLSAFTGLLKNACINCHTKYRK, translated from the coding sequence ATGGGACGGGTAACTACGGTAAAGATGGGTTTAGTAAGCTTCTTTGGAATCGTTGGTATGTTGAATTTTGCAATTTCTAATCATACATTCGGAAGTGAGGGACAAATAATAACTCATGAACAGACAGGAAAGCATGAAGGAGTTAATTTACCTGTTAAGACATTCACCAGGGATTTGGAGCATGCAGTAAATAACATTTTAGAGGGCATACTTAAGGATGATTTTAATTATATCAAGCAGGAAGCTGACCATATTTCAGAAAAAAGCAAAAGTATGTTTATAAGTTTTTTTGAAAACAGTAATAGATTTAGGAAGGTGGAAGAAAATCCGGCAAGGGACATACAGAAAAAAGATTTTGCTAATTATGTGGATGAGATAAATAAGCAAGTTGCGTCCTTGAAAAAAGCTGCCGACTCCCAGGACTCAGATCAATTGTTGTCTGCCTTTACAGGATTATTAAAAAACGCCTGTATAAATTGCCATACGAAATATCGCAAATAA
- a CDS encoding IS1634 family transposase: MATIQSKNSRGYKYWYIVESRRVNGKPRPIVLAYLGKADDLLKQLQGLTEKLRLKSYSHGAVAALLSVANALDVPSVINKYIKSPRQYCAKKPVRNNLTAGSTLLLGAVGRVCVPTSKRGWWDWAKTTTAEYLLRHSLSKIDSQHFWDLMDALPEESIAEIERELIEKTFKTYNLQSDTLFFDTTNFFTYIDTTNLRCTIARRGKNKQKRYDLRQVGLAMVVTRNDMIPLFHHTYQGNMADAKVFSAVLETIKDRMTGLGFDSKKHTIVFDRGNNSMDNMAIVERLALHYVGALTPYHHKQLVGDAMCNFREYDVDGSKIQVYHDKRVIWGQERTVVVFISEKLKVGQLRGMSQSLEKAEHQLKLLQQHLCNPKGKMRDKEGLEDTIRSVVKCQFAKDVIDWSLKEVSEGKFQLNFSIDQKKLEEIEGELGFRILMTDHHDWDTADIIKAYYGQSKIEHAFRNLKNPYHLALKPQFHWTDQKIRVHFFICVLGYLMAAIVWYQAKAHAQFSGTLDTLLDTLNNIRLSAMLEETKARGRVKATYKLEEMSDKESLLMNALGIMDFHKHRLKLQGLSVYN; encoded by the coding sequence ATGGCTACCATTCAATCTAAAAACTCCAGAGGTTATAAATATTGGTATATTGTCGAATCGCGGCGCGTTAACGGCAAGCCCAGGCCCATCGTCCTGGCCTATCTTGGCAAGGCAGACGATTTATTAAAACAACTGCAAGGTCTTACCGAAAAATTACGGCTCAAATCTTATTCACATGGCGCGGTAGCCGCATTGCTAAGTGTGGCCAATGCCCTGGACGTCCCTTCCGTGATTAATAAATATATAAAGTCGCCACGGCAGTATTGTGCTAAAAAACCTGTTCGAAATAATCTGACCGCCGGAAGTACCCTCTTGTTGGGTGCCGTGGGGAGAGTGTGTGTGCCTACCAGCAAAAGAGGATGGTGGGATTGGGCAAAGACGACTACTGCCGAATACTTACTCAGACACAGCTTGAGTAAAATAGACAGTCAGCATTTCTGGGATTTGATGGATGCACTTCCTGAAGAATCCATTGCAGAAATCGAGCGCGAATTAATTGAAAAGACATTTAAAACATACAACCTTCAAAGCGACACACTGTTTTTTGATACAACCAATTTTTTCACGTATATCGACACAACTAATCTGCGATGCACTATTGCCCGGCGGGGGAAAAACAAACAAAAGCGATACGATCTCAGGCAGGTCGGGTTGGCGATGGTCGTTACACGTAACGACATGATACCGTTGTTTCACCATACCTATCAGGGGAACATGGCGGATGCAAAGGTGTTCAGCGCGGTTCTTGAGACGATAAAAGACAGGATGACCGGATTAGGTTTCGACAGCAAAAAGCACACTATTGTTTTTGATCGTGGAAACAATTCCATGGACAATATGGCTATTGTAGAGAGATTGGCATTGCATTACGTTGGAGCGCTTACACCGTATCATCACAAGCAGTTGGTAGGGGATGCCATGTGTAATTTCAGGGAATATGACGTTGACGGCAGTAAGATACAGGTGTACCATGACAAACGGGTTATTTGGGGGCAGGAAAGAACCGTTGTCGTATTTATTTCCGAGAAATTAAAGGTTGGGCAATTAAGGGGAATGTCTCAGTCTCTGGAAAAGGCAGAACATCAGTTAAAGCTCTTACAGCAGCATCTGTGTAATCCAAAGGGAAAGATGCGGGACAAAGAGGGTCTGGAGGATACGATAAGAAGTGTAGTGAAATGTCAATTTGCGAAGGATGTTATCGATTGGTCGTTAAAAGAGGTATCTGAAGGCAAGTTTCAATTGAATTTTTCAATCGACCAGAAAAAGCTCGAAGAAATAGAAGGGGAACTGGGGTTCAGGATTCTTATGACAGACCATCACGATTGGGATACCGCGGACATTATAAAAGCCTACTATGGGCAATCAAAAATTGAACATGCCTTTAGAAATCTCAAGAACCCCTATCACCTTGCTTTAAAACCGCAATTTCACTGGACGGATCAGAAAATCAGGGTGCATTTTTTTATTTGCGTCCTCGGATACCTAATGGCGGCGATTGTGTGGTATCAGGCAAAAGCGCACGCACAATTTAGTGGAACGTTAGATACCCTGTTAGACACCCTTAATAATATAAGGCTTTCTGCTATGCTTGAAGAAACAAAGGCCAGAGGGAGAGTTAAGGCTACCTACAAATTGGAAGAAATGTCCGACAAGGAATCTCTGTTGATGAATGCGTTAGGCATTATGGATTTCCACAAACATCGGCTGAAACTTCAAGGACTCAGTGTATACAATTGA